One Paraburkholderia sp. HP33-1 genomic region harbors:
- the phnF gene encoding phosphonate metabolism transcriptional regulator PhnF, with amino-acid sequence MTSNDSATPATTLERGAGVAVWRQIEQILAAEIAASGFGEEGRLPSEGELAKRFDVNRHTVRRAMLGLAALGLVSVEQGRGTFVQPGAIDYSIGRRTRFTENLRQQHHSPAGKMLSAARVKAEPNVAKALGLRAGVAVYRIESLNESDGVPLTFARSWYPAARFPDLPEVVQRLGGTTKALAEFGVDDYLRKWSRIGSVLPEPEVARRLNINRQQPVLWVENVDVDLQGTPVKYGFTHFAADRVQLLVEHDL; translated from the coding sequence ATGACATCGAATGACAGCGCGACGCCGGCTACGACGCTCGAACGTGGCGCGGGGGTGGCCGTTTGGAGGCAGATCGAACAGATTCTCGCGGCCGAGATCGCGGCGAGCGGGTTCGGCGAAGAAGGGCGGCTGCCGAGCGAGGGCGAGCTGGCGAAACGCTTCGACGTCAACCGTCACACGGTGCGTCGCGCGATGCTTGGCCTCGCCGCGCTCGGCCTCGTCAGCGTCGAGCAGGGACGCGGCACCTTCGTGCAGCCCGGCGCGATCGACTATTCGATCGGCCGCCGTACGCGCTTCACCGAGAACCTGCGTCAGCAGCATCACTCGCCCGCGGGCAAGATGCTGTCGGCCGCGCGCGTGAAGGCCGAACCCAATGTCGCGAAGGCGTTGGGTCTGCGCGCGGGCGTGGCGGTCTATCGCATCGAATCGCTGAACGAGTCCGACGGCGTGCCGCTCACGTTCGCACGCAGCTGGTATCCGGCCGCGCGATTTCCGGATCTGCCGGAGGTGGTGCAACGTCTCGGCGGCACGACGAAGGCGCTGGCCGAATTCGGCGTGGACGATTATCTGCGCAAGTGGAGCCGCATCGGCAGCGTGCTGCCCGAGCCGGAAGTCGCGCGGCGGCTGAACATCAACCGTCAGCAGCCGGTGCTGTGGGTCGAGAACGTCGACGTCGATCTGCAAGGCACGCCGGTCAAGTACGGCTTCACGCATTTCGCGGCCGACCGCGTGCAATTGCTCGTGGAGCACGACCTGTGA
- the phnN gene encoding phosphonate metabolism protein/1,5-bisphosphokinase (PRPP-forming) PhnN → MTGRLIYVMGPSGAGKDALLQFARKGLAGDPVVFAHRYITRPSGNGEVHVALSVEEFAARSVLGLFALEWSSHALRYGIGIELDAWLARGCTVVVNGSRQYVQHALARYPRAEVVHVSAALHILEARLGARARESAEQVAARLARRAPFALPAGVRCTTIDNSGTLEEAGHALITVLKENVNA, encoded by the coding sequence ATGACAGGGCGATTGATCTATGTGATGGGGCCGTCGGGCGCGGGCAAGGATGCGCTGCTGCAATTCGCGCGCAAGGGGCTCGCGGGCGACCCGGTCGTGTTCGCGCATCGTTACATCACGCGGCCAAGCGGCAATGGCGAGGTGCATGTCGCACTGAGCGTCGAGGAGTTCGCCGCGCGTTCGGTGCTTGGCCTGTTCGCGCTCGAATGGTCGAGCCATGCGCTGCGCTATGGCATCGGCATCGAACTCGATGCATGGCTCGCGCGCGGCTGCACGGTGGTCGTCAACGGCTCGCGGCAGTACGTGCAGCATGCGCTCGCGCGCTATCCGCGCGCGGAAGTGGTGCATGTGAGCGCCGCGCTGCATATTCTCGAAGCGCGGCTCGGCGCACGGGCGCGCGAATCGGCGGAGCAGGTCGCGGCGCGGCTCGCGCGGCGCGCGCCGTTTGCTTTGCCCGCCGGCGTGCGCTGCACGACGATCGACAACTCCGGTACGCTCGAAGAGGCGGGGCACGCATTGATCACGGTGCTCAAGGAAAACGTGAACGCGTAG
- a CDS encoding DUF1045 domain-containing protein, protein MSGAAWGAEARFALYYAPSRESAWWPAGSTWLGRDAQSGERCAQPQPPGLTRALAALTDAPRRYGWHGTLVAPFRLGACVTQDDVLAAARAWALAQQAFALPVEAATLGDFVALRPADEHGEAHIRELASNALQSLDGLRARPSAEDLARRLAAPLSERQRALLLEWGYPYVFDEFRFHMTLSSSLADAGERATLLAWWRERTPALGPLAVDQAALFVEPALGEPFVLWQRLPFSPGVQHGDRKDMQHDEVSSQ, encoded by the coding sequence GTGAGCGGCGCCGCATGGGGTGCCGAAGCGCGCTTCGCGCTCTACTACGCGCCGTCGCGTGAATCCGCGTGGTGGCCGGCCGGCTCGACATGGCTCGGGCGCGATGCACAAAGCGGCGAGCGCTGCGCGCAGCCGCAGCCGCCAGGTTTGACGCGCGCGCTCGCCGCGTTGACCGACGCGCCGCGCCGCTACGGCTGGCATGGCACGCTGGTCGCGCCGTTCCGGCTCGGCGCTTGCGTCACGCAAGACGACGTGCTCGCGGCCGCTCGGGCCTGGGCGCTCGCGCAGCAGGCGTTCGCGTTGCCGGTGGAAGCGGCCACGCTGGGCGACTTCGTGGCGTTACGTCCCGCCGATGAGCACGGCGAAGCGCACATCCGCGAGCTTGCGTCGAACGCGCTGCAATCGCTCGATGGGCTGCGCGCGCGACCATCGGCGGAAGATCTCGCGCGCCGGCTCGCCGCGCCGCTTAGCGAGCGCCAACGTGCGTTGCTCCTGGAATGGGGCTATCCGTACGTGTTCGACGAATTCCGTTTTCATATGACGTTGTCCAGTTCGCTCGCCGATGCCGGCGAACGCGCGACGCTGCTCGCATGGTGGCGTGAACGCACGCCCGCGCTCGGGCCGCTCGCGGTCGATCAGGCCGCGCTCTTCGTCGAGCCGGCGCTGGGCGAGCCGTTCGTGTTGTGGCAGCGGCTGCCGTTCAGCCCCGGCGTGCAACATGGCGATCGCAAGGACATGCAGCACGACGAGGTGAGCAGCCAATGA